Proteins encoded within one genomic window of Sulfurovum sp. XGS-02:
- a CDS encoding FAD:protein FMN transferase yields MRLLIVLLYPLFVLAQEGLQTRTQVHMGTFVSISLPETYSQEITRSFELIQRIENSLSTYDESAILAKLNKTHHVAYDPYLAEALRLSISYYHQSNGYFDITIGSISKKLYHFGEETTYSPSREALEKAHLDIHGIVIDNQNIMTDKNITIDLGGMGKGYGADKVAHYLDEQNITEGIIALSGDIRCLDRCEVYLQSPYSEQTFARVKSKKAQLSISTSGTYRRFATTKEEHHLINPKTASQGREFVSVSLFTTANNAKIDAYATALSVMSKAEALAFLKERKEIGFVLVDNEGKVHYGNLTDLVTIEWLDYKENPTSPSISKNSSTKPESAASLIHPDTTSPKATAK; encoded by the coding sequence ATGCGACTTCTCATTGTTCTCCTCTACCCTCTGTTTGTACTTGCACAGGAGGGCCTGCAAACACGTACACAGGTTCATATGGGGACTTTCGTAAGCATTTCACTACCAGAAACATACAGCCAAGAGATCACCCGATCCTTTGAACTGATTCAGCGTATCGAAAATTCCCTCTCTACCTATGATGAGAGTGCCATACTGGCAAAACTGAACAAGACCCATCACGTAGCGTATGACCCTTATCTGGCTGAAGCACTTCGACTCTCCATATCTTACTATCATCAGAGCAACGGGTACTTTGATATCACGATCGGATCGATCTCAAAAAAACTCTACCATTTTGGAGAAGAGACAACCTACTCTCCCTCAAGAGAAGCTTTAGAAAAGGCCCATTTGGATATTCACGGCATAGTTATAGATAATCAGAATATCATGACTGATAAAAACATCACTATAGACCTGGGTGGTATGGGTAAAGGATATGGTGCAGACAAAGTTGCCCACTACCTTGATGAACAAAATATCACCGAAGGGATCATCGCTCTGAGCGGGGATATCCGATGTTTGGATCGATGTGAGGTCTATCTTCAGTCACCCTATTCTGAACAGACCTTTGCCAGGGTCAAAAGCAAAAAAGCGCAACTCTCTATCTCTACAAGCGGTACCTATAGGAGATTTGCCACCACTAAAGAAGAACATCACCTCATCAATCCAAAAACAGCTTCACAGGGGCGTGAATTTGTTTCCGTATCGCTTTTTACGACTGCGAACAATGCCAAGATCGATGCCTATGCCACCGCACTCTCGGTGATGTCTAAAGCAGAAGCATTGGCATTTTTAAAAGAGAGAAAAGAGATAGGCTTTGTACTGGTAGATAATGAAGGAAAGGTTCACTATGGAAATTTGACCGATCTTGTGACTATTGAGTGGTTAGACTACAAAGAAAACCCGACCAGCCCAAGCATCAGCAAAAATAGCAGTACAAAACCAGAAAGTGCCGCAAGTTTGATCCATCCTGATACTACCAGCCCAAAGGCAACGGCAAAGTAG
- a CDS encoding FMN-binding protein: MKKIFFTLLLGTLLSQSSVAGSKASVDEVIKSSFTGVSTIEPKQIILTKKQFSQVQSRAKAAVRTKIYRYYDIKSKNERLGYAVLISRKVRGKKATVLYAFDNSGTLKFTEIMAFGEPPEYIPNKTWMGQLQNRDASATLTVGKDIPTISGSTLSARSITEGARVARAIYEIILK, from the coding sequence ATGAAAAAAATCTTTTTTACACTGCTTCTCGGGACACTTCTTTCCCAAAGCAGTGTTGCCGGCAGCAAAGCATCTGTGGATGAGGTGATAAAATCTTCATTTACAGGGGTCAGTACGATAGAGCCCAAGCAGATCATACTGACAAAAAAACAGTTTTCCCAGGTACAGTCCAGAGCGAAGGCAGCTGTGAGAACTAAAATTTATCGTTATTACGATATTAAAAGTAAGAATGAAAGATTGGGGTATGCAGTACTCATTTCAAGAAAAGTAAGAGGGAAGAAAGCCACTGTACTTTATGCATTTGACAACTCTGGTACTTTGAAGTTTACCGAAATTATGGCATTTGGCGAACCGCCTGAGTATATACCGAACAAAACATGGATGGGTCAGCTTCAAAATAGAGATGCATCAGCGACACTGACTGTAGGAAAAGATATACCGACGATCAGCGGTTCCACCCTCTCGGCAAGGTCGATCACCGAGGGTGCAAGAGTGGCCAGAGCCATTTATGAAATTATTTTGAAGTAA
- a CDS encoding porin, with translation MKRFTTALSLAAILATGVQAASLEERVAALEEQNTVLTEEVLATQTGGFTLVDTQKSYSGMGPAASKVYFSKNPLSIGGYGEMYYANPEEGGDYADVYRFITYFGYKFNDWIVLNTEIEFEHGANADKGGEVVVEFLYLDFLLSEQANLRLGHVLTPMGLINQRHEPTLFNTVQRPDIEKYLLPSTWHENGALVYGRFDTADIEYTAGVINALNLNNDKTKTPDGSWIRSARLGSSEKASFEPAFVGRLDYTGINGLTVGASVYYGDGSNVKDDTADVSGLTTTMFDIHATYDNGPFSAYGLYTQTNLDGAENLSGTAVEKASGYYVNASYDLSSLVGLDYKLPVFAQYEDYNPVEKTVDGLNEDTFQTEIVTIGLNFFPADQVVLKADYAMKEVNNVDSNTFSFGLGFIF, from the coding sequence ATGAAAAGATTCACTACGGCATTAAGCCTAGCGGCTATATTGGCAACTGGAGTTCAAGCAGCATCATTAGAGGAGAGAGTGGCAGCATTAGAAGAACAAAACACAGTACTTACAGAAGAGGTACTTGCTACACAGACAGGTGGATTTACACTGGTAGATACACAAAAATCTTACAGCGGTATGGGACCGGCAGCCTCTAAAGTCTATTTTTCTAAAAATCCGCTCTCTATAGGGGGATATGGTGAAATGTATTATGCAAATCCAGAGGAGGGTGGTGATTATGCAGATGTCTATAGATTCATTACCTATTTCGGGTACAAGTTCAATGATTGGATCGTACTGAATACAGAAATAGAGTTTGAGCATGGTGCTAATGCAGATAAGGGAGGTGAAGTTGTCGTTGAGTTTTTATATCTTGACTTCTTGCTCAGTGAACAGGCCAATCTAAGATTGGGACATGTACTCACTCCAATGGGTCTTATAAACCAAAGACATGAACCGACACTTTTCAACACCGTACAACGACCGGATATTGAAAAATACCTTCTTCCAAGTACCTGGCATGAAAATGGTGCATTGGTTTATGGTAGATTTGACACTGCAGACATTGAATATACGGCAGGTGTGATCAATGCATTGAATTTGAATAACGACAAGACTAAAACACCAGATGGGTCTTGGATAAGAAGCGCAAGATTAGGGTCAAGTGAAAAAGCATCATTTGAACCGGCATTTGTAGGTCGATTGGATTATACAGGTATCAACGGACTGACGGTGGGTGCTTCTGTCTATTATGGAGATGGCTCAAATGTTAAAGATGATACTGCTGATGTCTCTGGGCTTACAACAACGATGTTTGATATCCATGCGACGTATGACAATGGTCCGTTCTCAGCGTATGGGCTTTATACACAGACGAACCTGGATGGGGCAGAGAACTTAAGTGGGACAGCTGTTGAAAAAGCAAGCGGTTATTATGTGAATGCATCTTATGATCTCTCTTCTTTGGTGGGACTTGATTATAAGTTACCGGTTTTTGCACAGTATGAAGATTATAACCCGGTAGAAAAGACGGTAGATGGCTTGAATGAAGATACATTTCAGACAGAAATTGTTACAATCGGCTTAAATTTCTTCCCTGCAGATCAGGTGGTACTTAAGGCTGACTATGCGATGAAAGAAGTAAATAATGTAGACAGTAATACATTTTCTTTCGGTCTAGGCTTTATATTTTAA
- a CDS encoding DUF2892 domain-containing protein has protein sequence MTCNIGKVDRIIRLVVGAAVLGWGIMNGNIIADVVGGLLLFTAIIGWCPPYALFGINTGCKTKND, from the coding sequence ATGACATGTAACATTGGGAAAGTAGATAGAATCATTAGGCTTGTAGTCGGTGCAGCAGTCCTGGGCTGGGGAATCATGAATGGCAATATCATTGCGGATGTGGTTGGAGGATTGCTTCTCTTTACTGCGATCATCGGATGGTGTCCACCCTATGCACTGTTTGGCATCAATACCGGATGTAAAACCAAGAACGATTAA
- a CDS encoding DUF1538 domain-containing protein produces MKESLHIFYGDLKNSFKDLLPIIIVVALFQAIIIRTVPDNLTSIVIGLTIVAIGLALFIRGLELGIFPIGEGLAIDFAKKGSVFWLLLFAFTIGFSTTVAEPALIAIADKAALISNGLVDAFWLRMTVALSVGFAIALGTLRILLGHPIAYYIITGYILVVVVTFFAPREIIGLAYDSGGVTTSTVTVPLVAALGIGLSSSIKGRNPAIDGFGLIAFASLTPMIFVQIYGIIVYNLGETSSLSPVVTEATESAKSVATAYTFSAMDTFMELLGVIKDVAPILIVIFFFQYIIIKKPVAHLHKIATGIIMVILGLYAFIVGLEMGLFPIGETIAFQLTDMENYLLIYLFAFLIGFSTTMAEPALLAIAIKAEEISEGKIKQNILRIIVAFGVAIGIGLGSYRIVAGDPIHYYIIVGYIFVIIFTYFAPKYIIPIAYDSGGVTTSTVTVPLVAALGLGLAENLEWCDPLIDGFGLIAFASLFPMLTVMGYGIHAEYYKKKQKVEPSNIEGEAL; encoded by the coding sequence ATGAAAGAAAGTTTACATATATTTTATGGAGATCTAAAAAATTCTTTTAAAGATCTTCTTCCCATTATCATAGTTGTTGCACTGTTTCAAGCTATCATCATCCGGACTGTGCCTGATAATCTCACTTCGATTGTCATAGGTCTTACGATCGTCGCAATAGGATTGGCACTTTTTATCCGTGGTCTTGAACTGGGTATCTTCCCCATAGGTGAAGGATTGGCCATAGACTTTGCTAAAAAAGGCTCGGTCTTTTGGCTATTGCTTTTTGCGTTTACCATAGGATTTTCAACCACTGTGGCAGAACCTGCACTTATCGCTATCGCAGACAAAGCCGCACTGATATCTAATGGTCTGGTAGATGCATTCTGGCTTCGTATGACCGTGGCGCTCTCTGTAGGATTTGCCATTGCACTGGGGACACTTCGTATCTTACTGGGACACCCTATCGCTTACTATATCATTACAGGGTACATCTTAGTCGTAGTCGTTACATTTTTTGCCCCTAGAGAGATCATAGGCCTGGCTTACGATAGTGGTGGGGTTACCACTTCAACTGTTACAGTACCGCTTGTTGCTGCACTGGGTATAGGTCTATCTTCAAGTATCAAAGGCCGTAATCCTGCCATAGACGGTTTTGGTCTGATCGCTTTTGCATCCCTGACACCTATGATATTTGTACAGATCTACGGTATCATCGTTTACAATTTAGGAGAGACAAGCTCCCTATCTCCCGTAGTTACAGAAGCGACTGAAAGTGCAAAGTCTGTAGCAACTGCCTATACATTTTCTGCGATGGACACCTTTATGGAACTTCTAGGAGTGATCAAGGACGTTGCTCCTATTCTTATCGTGATATTCTTTTTTCAGTATATCATTATCAAAAAACCTGTAGCACACTTACATAAGATTGCCACAGGTATCATTATGGTGATCCTGGGGCTTTATGCATTCATCGTAGGACTTGAAATGGGACTTTTCCCTATAGGAGAGACCATAGCCTTTCAGCTTACGGACATGGAGAACTACCTCCTTATCTATCTGTTCGCATTTCTTATAGGTTTCTCTACGACAATGGCAGAACCTGCACTGTTGGCCATCGCCATTAAAGCAGAAGAGATAAGTGAAGGGAAAATTAAACAAAATATACTTAGAATAATAGTAGCATTTGGTGTGGCTATCGGGATCGGGTTGGGTTCATACCGTATCGTCGCTGGTGATCCTATCCATTACTATATTATTGTAGGCTATATCTTCGTGATTATATTTACCTATTTTGCACCAAAATACATTATACCTATTGCCTATGACAGTGGTGGGGTTACCACTTCCACAGTGACTGTACCACTGGTTGCAGCACTGGGCCTGGGATTGGCAGAAAACTTGGAATGGTGTGACCCGCTGATAGATGGATTTGGTCTCATTGCATTTGCCTCACTGTTTCCGATGCTTACTGTGATGGGCTATGGTATCCACGCAGAGTATTATAAAAAGAAACAGAAGGTAGAACCATCCAATATTGAAGGAGAAGCATTATGA
- a CDS encoding CBS domain-containing protein, translating to MLVEKVMTPKEKLIVISAMSTVREALKLMKEHRVRSVVVDKNTEDGAYGLLTFKNILQSIVAEDGDIDLLNVYDIASTPAFSVSAKLDVKYAAKMMVQNSIKRLLVIDNNELYGILTMTDIIGILMDSVE from the coding sequence ATGTTAGTAGAAAAGGTAATGACCCCTAAAGAAAAATTGATAGTGATCTCAGCAATGTCGACAGTCAGGGAAGCACTGAAGTTAATGAAGGAGCACCGGGTACGCTCTGTCGTTGTAGATAAGAATACAGAAGATGGCGCCTATGGACTTTTGACCTTTAAAAATATTCTGCAAAGTATTGTTGCAGAAGACGGTGACATCGATCTGCTCAATGTTTATGACATCGCCTCGACACCGGCCTTCTCTGTCTCTGCAAAACTGGATGTAAAATATGCGGCAAAAATGATGGTACAAAATAGCATTAAACGTCTACTGGTCATTGATAACAATGAACTTTACGGTATCCTCACCATGACAGATATCATTGGTATCCTTATGGATAGTGTAGAATAA
- a CDS encoding HAMP domain-containing sensor histidine kinase: MRTLKERAIVLTSYERKSLFSFLAVYLISVFILLAIIGYLFFENNRVSVQNAMKFEMMYQARMLSSSIIMKAMTEDEQEVMDREKLKHFLKNLKLCRFQTGYYDKSKKPIYTEFDDFEVVNKDFFIKDNSCYTVTEDKSDHLGVHYIVLKESNLAKIVQKMRIRIIGYLVLSFILMGIVGYFLGRLFLRPVREQIESLDNFISDTTHELNTPISAILMTIQSLKDIEPKKLQRLEASAKRLSVMYSSLTYRLEGKVEPSEVLNFSEVVKERVEYVKELIDSKRLHISLDLEPTEVLMPKTSSCRLIDNLLSNAIKYSDVGDSISITLKDHVLKVKDTGVGIDKKVQDDIFKRYYRENDERGGFGIGLNIVLAICKQYKIKLDLESEKGEGSTFILTFPVAKK; this comes from the coding sequence TTGAGAACATTAAAGGAGAGGGCTATCGTTTTAACATCGTATGAGCGTAAATCACTTTTTAGTTTTTTAGCTGTTTATCTGATATCGGTCTTTATATTACTCGCTATCATAGGGTACCTTTTCTTTGAAAATAACCGTGTTTCTGTGCAAAATGCCATGAAATTTGAAATGATGTACCAGGCACGCATGCTCTCCTCATCCATCATCATGAAAGCCATGACAGAGGATGAACAAGAGGTCATGGATAGAGAAAAGCTCAAACACTTTTTAAAAAATTTAAAACTTTGCCGCTTTCAAACAGGATATTATGATAAGAGTAAAAAGCCCATCTATACGGAATTTGATGATTTTGAAGTGGTCAATAAAGATTTTTTTATCAAAGATAATAGTTGCTATACCGTGACAGAAGACAAGAGCGATCATTTAGGGGTACACTATATCGTATTGAAAGAGAGTAATCTTGCAAAGATCGTACAGAAGATGCGTATCAGGATCATCGGATATTTAGTCCTCTCTTTCATACTGATGGGAATCGTAGGGTATTTTTTAGGCCGCCTGTTTCTAAGACCGGTCAGGGAACAGATAGAGTCTTTGGATAATTTTATTTCAGATACCACACATGAACTCAATACCCCCATTTCTGCCATACTGATGACGATACAGTCTCTGAAAGATATCGAGCCTAAAAAGTTGCAGCGTTTGGAAGCCAGTGCCAAAAGGCTTTCTGTGATGTACAGTTCTCTCACTTACAGGCTTGAGGGTAAGGTGGAGCCTTCAGAGGTATTGAATTTTTCTGAAGTGGTCAAAGAGCGTGTTGAGTATGTGAAGGAACTCATTGATTCCAAGCGTCTGCATATCTCACTGGATCTTGAACCTACAGAAGTTTTGATGCCTAAAACCTCTTCGTGTAGACTCATAGATAACCTGCTCTCCAATGCCATCAAATATTCTGATGTGGGGGATAGTATTTCTATTACACTGAAGGATCATGTCTTAAAAGTGAAAGATACGGGGGTTGGTATAGATAAAAAGGTACAGGATGATATCTTTAAACGCTATTACAGAGAAAATGATGAACGTGGCGGTTTTGGCATAGGGTTGAATATCGTACTTGCTATTTGTAAACAATACAAAATAAAATTGGACCTGGAGTCTGAAAAAGGAGAGGGAAGTACCTTTATACTGACCTTCCCTGTGGCGAAAAAATAA
- a CDS encoding response regulator transcription factor encodes MNILLLEDDVILQEIMEEFLVEKGYEVESFFDGEKALDAIGSGSYDMLLLDVNVPNIDGFEILSYLREIGNTTPAIYITSLAGVEDLKKGFDLGADDYLKKPFELEELNARIEHIVRLYRLQEEIEFDGMRFIPKAHQIFLKEGVIEMRQKESQVLEYFIRNIGKIISCDEIIENVWDDENIPAHATIRTYIKNLRKMFDKEYFENIKGEGYRFNIV; translated from the coding sequence ATGAATATATTATTGCTTGAAGATGATGTGATACTACAGGAGATCATGGAAGAATTCCTTGTAGAAAAGGGATATGAAGTAGAGAGTTTCTTTGATGGTGAAAAAGCACTTGATGCGATAGGCTCGGGTTCTTATGATATGCTGCTTTTAGATGTGAATGTCCCCAACATAGATGGCTTTGAGATACTTTCATACTTACGTGAGATCGGTAATACCACGCCGGCGATATATATCACCTCTCTTGCAGGGGTAGAGGACCTTAAAAAAGGTTTCGATCTGGGGGCAGATGATTACTTGAAAAAGCCTTTTGAGCTCGAAGAGTTGAATGCCCGGATAGAACATATTGTCAGGCTTTACCGTCTACAAGAAGAGATAGAGTTTGACGGTATGAGGTTTATTCCAAAAGCACATCAGATTTTTCTAAAAGAGGGTGTCATCGAGATGAGACAGAAAGAATCACAGGTGCTGGAGTATTTTATCCGTAATATAGGAAAGATCATCTCTTGCGATGAGATCATAGAAAATGTCTGGGATGATGAAAATATTCCTGCACATGCAACGATACGTACGTATATTAAGAATCTGAGAAAGATGTTTGATAAAGAGTATTTTGAGAACATTAAAGGAGAGGGCTATCGTTTTAACATCGTATGA
- a CDS encoding DUF6726 family protein, translating to MPRLKRSTLYLLITLLLFSGCTQVVTAPISVAGSVVDTTVDVAGSAVNAVTDSEDED from the coding sequence ATGCCAAGACTTAAAAGATCAACACTCTATCTGCTCATCACTCTGCTTTTATTTTCGGGATGTACACAAGTCGTAACAGCACCTATCTCTGTTGCAGGTTCTGTCGTAGATACGACTGTAGATGTAGCGGGTTCAGCGGTCAATGCAGTCACAGATTCAGAGGATGAAGATTAA
- a CDS encoding chorismate mutase, with amino-acid sequence MDIKKCSTLEEARNEIDSVDREIVELIAKRNEYIKQIAHFKTSVEEVKAEDRISDVIAHVREQAISLGLSPNLINDLYVRMIDEMVESEISEFKNAQRY; translated from the coding sequence ATGGATATTAAAAAGTGTAGCACACTTGAAGAAGCGAGAAATGAGATCGATAGTGTAGATAGAGAGATAGTAGAATTGATCGCTAAACGCAATGAGTATATTAAACAGATCGCACATTTTAAAACCAGTGTGGAAGAGGTCAAAGCAGAGGATAGGATCTCAGATGTGATTGCCCATGTGAGAGAACAAGCTATTTCTCTTGGCTTGTCTCCTAACCTTATCAATGATCTTTATGTAAGAATGATAGATGAGATGGTGGAGAGTGAGATCTCTGAATTTAAAAATGCACAGAGGTATTAA
- a CDS encoding BamA/TamA family outer membrane protein — protein MKNKKYLLFALLSTTLISAAQEDCNATKGKEWIFLPYAFSSDATGFAGGISAMKRALFQPQTTFLATLFTGLPQDVTINDQPDEASFSGGFISFSDYKLPYTDRLFFSFMGLKSYFPKNRYYIDGSHTSDKADAYISSGDSDFFTSTFRYTLPIGEGVDNPAGLYRLEGGFCVGREDCGGGIPFITGRTSIGIKTFFQTDNTENTEMWQDSIWWKSGASRPTWNTNGLRFFLTHDNTDFDINPARGYQFQLQYSKDFGWGDSLQSWDFLEFAYNQYFELDTFSFTKQNVLALSLWTGYSFSWDNDTEISPGFDAHRPPMWEGARLGGFNRMRGYDQDRFSDKAAFYAAAEYRAIIDYNPLKDISWIPAKVDWFQVVLFAEAGRVHDQYTLDLVSDMKYDAGISLRAMVSELPIRFDVATGEEGTYLWLMAQHPFDF, from the coding sequence ATGAAGAATAAAAAATATCTCTTATTTGCTTTGTTAAGTACCACTCTTATAAGTGCGGCACAAGAAGATTGCAATGCAACAAAAGGCAAAGAATGGATTTTTTTACCTTATGCATTTTCAAGTGATGCTACAGGGTTTGCAGGGGGTATCAGTGCCATGAAAAGGGCTTTGTTCCAACCTCAAACTACATTTCTCGCTACTCTCTTTACCGGCCTTCCACAAGATGTTACCATCAATGATCAGCCGGATGAAGCGAGCTTTTCCGGAGGGTTTATCTCTTTTTCAGACTATAAACTTCCTTACACAGACCGACTCTTTTTTTCCTTCATGGGTTTAAAAAGTTATTTTCCAAAAAACCGCTACTATATAGATGGCTCACATACCTCTGATAAAGCTGATGCCTACATCAGTTCGGGTGACTCCGACTTCTTCACAAGCACCTTCAGATACACACTCCCTATAGGAGAAGGTGTAGATAACCCTGCCGGCCTCTACAGACTCGAAGGGGGTTTTTGTGTAGGTAGAGAAGATTGCGGAGGCGGTATTCCTTTTATCACAGGTAGAACTTCGATAGGGATAAAGACATTTTTCCAGACAGATAACACGGAAAACACTGAGATGTGGCAAGATTCCATTTGGTGGAAAAGTGGAGCATCTCGACCTACATGGAATACCAATGGACTCAGATTTTTTCTTACCCATGATAATACAGATTTTGATATCAACCCTGCTAGAGGATACCAGTTCCAACTGCAATACTCAAAAGATTTTGGCTGGGGAGACTCCCTTCAGAGTTGGGATTTTTTAGAGTTTGCATACAACCAATACTTTGAACTGGATACGTTTTCATTTACCAAGCAAAATGTGCTGGCTCTAAGTCTATGGACAGGCTACTCATTCTCCTGGGATAATGATACAGAGATCTCTCCCGGGTTTGATGCACATCGTCCCCCTATGTGGGAGGGTGCCAGACTGGGCGGATTCAACAGAATGAGAGGCTATGACCAGGACCGTTTTTCAGACAAGGCAGCCTTCTACGCTGCTGCAGAATACAGAGCCATCATCGACTACAATCCTCTAAAGGACATCTCATGGATACCGGCGAAAGTAGATTGGTTCCAGGTCGTTCTGTTTGCGGAAGCCGGAAGAGTGCATGACCAATACACGCTTGATCTTGTAAGTGACATGAAATATGATGCAGGTATCAGCTTGCGTGCCATGGTATCGGAGTTACCCATACGGTTTGATGTGGCCACTGGAGAAGAAGGTACCTACCTGTGGCTGATGGCACAGCATCCGTTTGACTTTTGA
- the dnaK gene encoding molecular chaperone DnaK, whose product MAKVLGIDLGTTNSAMAVYDNGEAKIIANKEGKNTTPSIVAFTDKGEILVGESAKRQAITNPEKTIYSIKRIMGLMMSEDKAKEAQEKLPYHIIDRSGACAIEVAGKTYTPQEISAKVLIKMKEDAEAYLGETVTDAVITVPAYFNDAQRKATKEAGTIAGLNVLRIINEPTSAALAYGLDKKESEQIVVYDLGGGTFDVTALETGDGVVEVMATGGDAFLGGDDFDNKIIDYVAEQFKSETGIDVKADVMALQRVKDAAETAKKELSSSTETEINLPFITADASGPKHLVTKITRAKFESLIGDLVASTIKTVQGVLKDAGLNTSDINEVVMVGGSTRVPLVQEEMKKFFGKELNKSVNPDEVVALGAAIQGGVLAGDVKDVLLLDVTPLSLGIETLGGVTTKVIEKGTTIPAKKSQVFSTAEDNQPAVSIHVLQGEREFSKDNKSLGMFELRDIPAAPRGVPQIEVTFDIDANGILTVSAQDKGTGKSQEIKITGSSGLSDEEIEKMVQDAEANKAEDEKRKAVVEARNQADALVHQTKKSLSDLGENFDAAEKASIEAAIEELETVLKDDAATKEQIDEKVKALTEKSHKLAEAMYAKEQGGANPEAKKADDDDVIDAEVE is encoded by the coding sequence ATGGCAAAAGTATTAGGAATAGATTTAGGGACAACAAACTCTGCAATGGCAGTGTATGATAATGGTGAAGCAAAGATCATTGCAAACAAAGAGGGTAAGAATACAACACCTTCTATCGTAGCATTTACAGATAAAGGTGAGATCCTTGTAGGTGAGTCTGCGAAAAGACAAGCGATCACTAACCCTGAGAAGACGATCTACTCTATTAAGAGAATTATGGGTCTGATGATGAGTGAAGATAAGGCAAAAGAAGCACAAGAGAAACTTCCTTACCACATTATAGACAGATCTGGTGCATGTGCGATCGAAGTGGCAGGTAAAACATATACACCGCAAGAGATCTCTGCAAAAGTTCTTATCAAGATGAAAGAGGATGCAGAAGCATACCTTGGTGAGACTGTGACAGATGCAGTTATTACAGTGCCGGCATACTTCAACGATGCGCAAAGAAAAGCGACAAAAGAAGCCGGAACGATCGCTGGATTGAATGTACTTCGTATCATCAACGAGCCTACATCAGCTGCATTGGCTTATGGTCTTGATAAAAAAGAATCAGAGCAGATCGTTGTTTACGATCTTGGTGGTGGTACGTTTGACGTGACTGCACTTGAAACAGGTGACGGTGTCGTTGAAGTTATGGCGACTGGCGGGGATGCATTCCTTGGTGGTGATGACTTTGATAACAAGATCATCGATTATGTAGCTGAGCAATTTAAATCAGAGACCGGTATTGATGTAAAAGCGGATGTCATGGCGCTTCAGAGAGTGAAAGATGCAGCAGAAACAGCTAAAAAAGAGCTCTCTTCATCGACTGAAACGGAAATAAACCTCCCATTCATTACAGCTGATGCATCAGGACCAAAGCACTTGGTGACAAAGATTACTAGAGCGAAATTTGAATCATTGATCGGTGATCTGGTAGCAAGCACGATCAAAACAGTACAAGGTGTACTTAAAGATGCCGGTCTTAACACTTCAGATATTAACGAAGTAGTTATGGTCGGTGGTTCTACAAGAGTACCGTTGGTTCAAGAAGAGATGAAGAAATTCTTCGGTAAAGAGTTGAACAAATCTGTGAACCCTGATGAAGTGGTTGCACTTGGTGCGGCGATCCAGGGTGGGGTACTTGCTGGTGATGTAAAAGATGTACTTCTTCTTGATGTTACACCACTTTCTCTTGGTATTGAGACACTAGGTGGGGTCACAACAAAAGTGATCGAAAAAGGAACAACGATCCCGGCGAAGAAATCACAAGTATTCTCAACAGCAGAAGATAACCAACCAGCGGTAAGCATTCATGTACTTCAAGGTGAAAGAGAGTTCTCAAAAGACAACAAATCACTTGGTATGTTCGAGCTTAGAGATATCCCGGCAGCACCAAGAGGTGTACCACAGATCGAAGTAACATTTGATATCGATGCGAACGGTATCTTGACTGTATCTGCGCAAGATAAAGGTACGGGTAAATCTCAAGAGATCAAGATCACTGGTTCGTCAGGACTTTCGGATGAAGAGATCGAAAAAATGGTTCAAGATGCTGAAGCGAACAAAGCTGAAGATGAGAAAAGAAAAGCAGTGGTAGAGGCTAGAAACCAAGCTGATGCACTCGTTCACCAAACGAAAAAGTCATTGAGTGACCTAGGTGAAAACTTTGATGCAGCAGAAAAAGCAAGTATTGAAGCGGCTATCGAAGAGCTTGAAACTGTACTTAAAGATGACGCTGCTACAAAAGAGCAGATAGACGAAAAAGTAAAAGCATTGACTGAAAAAAGTCATAAGCTAGCTGAAGCGATGTATGCCAAAGAGCAAGGCGGTGCAAACCCGGAAGCAAAAAAAGCAGACGATGACGATGTTATCGATGCAGAAGTAGAGTAG